In bacterium, a genomic segment contains:
- a CDS encoding MoaD/ThiS family protein: protein MKVIFKVYTYLKAELGAGELHLDFPGREEVSLDEVLNEVEKVTSKKIRDKVLKDGRIKEGLIFVLNGKSVVPENVSQVFLKDGDVISILPPGSGG, encoded by the coding sequence ATGAAGGTGATTTTTAAAGTTTATACCTATCTTAAAGCAGAGCTTGGAGCAGGTGAACTTCATCTTGACTTCCCGGGACGGGAAGAGGTAAGTCTTGATGAGGTTCTGAATGAGGTTGAAAAAGTTACTTCGAAAAAGATCAGAGACAAAGTACTTAAAGATGGGAGAATAAAGGAAGGTTTGATTTTCGTACTAAATGGTAAAAGTGTTGTTCCCGAAAATGTGTCTCAGGTATTTCTTAAAGACGGTGATGTTATATCTATTCTGCCTCCCGGTTCAGGTGGCTAA
- a CDS encoding M42 family metallopeptidase produces the protein MSARDLLVKLSSAFGPAGFEDEVREVIREYISGLVDEIFEDTSGNLIALKKGKSNKRVMLDAHMDEIGFIVSHLNGPFIRFQMLGGVDPRLLPGQRVVIKNRKGEKIRGVIGTIPPHVQTSEEMKKVFEVTDLFIDIGAISEEELKEKGISVGDPGVFYGTAEVVSDDVIVGKSFDDRAGCGVLIKVLERLKNVHLPYDLFVVFTTGEELGLRGAKTAVYNVDPDFSLSVEGTIAVDNPNIPPHKQPSHIGKGPVITIIDRSIVVNPKVVRFFEAVAEKNGIEFQYKTPIYGSTNAGVIHLERGGVFSGVVAVPCRYIHSPMSIMRLSDFEKTVELVYNILVELPSTDLLDRKLRL, from the coding sequence ATGAGTGCCCGTGACTTGCTTGTTAAACTTTCAAGTGCCTTTGGTCCAGCGGGTTTTGAGGACGAGGTCAGGGAAGTCATAAGAGAATATATCTCAGGCCTCGTCGACGAGATCTTCGAGGACACTTCAGGCAATCTCATAGCACTTAAAAAAGGAAAGTCAAACAAAAGGGTTATGCTCGATGCACACATGGACGAAATTGGTTTTATTGTTTCTCATTTGAATGGGCCCTTTATTCGATTCCAGATGCTCGGTGGGGTCGACCCGCGACTTCTTCCAGGTCAAAGAGTCGTTATTAAAAACCGGAAGGGTGAGAAGATAAGAGGTGTTATTGGTACCATACCGCCCCACGTCCAAACTTCGGAGGAAATGAAAAAGGTATTTGAAGTGACGGACCTGTTTATTGACATTGGAGCCATTTCTGAAGAGGAGCTTAAGGAAAAGGGTATCTCTGTGGGTGATCCCGGTGTATTCTATGGAACTGCTGAGGTGGTATCGGATGATGTGATTGTTGGCAAATCCTTTGATGATAGAGCCGGTTGTGGAGTTTTGATTAAGGTTCTGGAAAGACTTAAAAATGTTCATTTGCCATATGACCTTTTTGTTGTCTTTACAACAGGTGAAGAGCTTGGGCTTAGAGGAGCAAAAACTGCAGTATATAATGTAGATCCCGATTTTTCGTTGAGCGTCGAAGGTACGATTGCTGTTGACAATCCCAATATACCACCACATAAACAGCCTTCACACATAGGAAAGGGTCCTGTGATAACGATTATAGATAGGAGTATTGTTGTAAATCCTAAGGTTGTCAGATTTTTCGAAGCCGTTGCAGAAAAGAACGGGATTGAGTTCCAGTATAAAACCCCAATCTACGGTTCTACCAATGCGGGCGTAATTCACCTTGAGAGGGGTGGGGTTTTTTCTGGCGTGGTTGCAGTTCCCTGCAGATACATACACTCGCCCATGTCCATCATGCGGCTTTCAGACTTTGAAAAAACTGTAGAACTTGTCTACAATATTCTCGTTGAATTACCATCTACTGATTTATTGGACAGAAAACTGAGACTATGA
- a CDS encoding DegT/DnrJ/EryC1/StrS family aminotransferase, translating into MKIQIIDLVRQHKPMMEELADAFKRVVESGQFILGQELEQFEKEAANYLGSKYALGVGNGTDALTLALRAIGLQKEDEVITTPFTFFATAETIAILGAKPVFVDVEDTTLNIDVTKIEEKITKRTKAILPVHIFGQGAKIEKILEIAKSYNLKVIEDTAQGFGAKRNGKFLGTFGDVGTFSFFPTKNLSCLGDGGLITTQDEAIYEIIKKLRVHGSPRKYYHETLGYNSRLDNLQAAFLRVKMKYIDKWNERRREIANIYNRELSPYVKVPEVDEGNVHIYHQYTIRTERRDELKAFLNQRGIMTQVHYPIPLHLQPALSYLGYKEGDFPVAERATKEVLSLPVFPEMTDDEINYVIDSIKDFFRGKKA; encoded by the coding sequence ATGAAAATACAAATTATTGACCTTGTTAGGCAGCATAAACCCATGATGGAAGAACTGGCAGATGCCTTTAAAAGGGTTGTGGAATCTGGCCAGTTCATTCTTGGCCAAGAACTTGAACAATTTGAGAAAGAAGCTGCAAATTATCTTGGAAGTAAATATGCACTGGGTGTGGGAAATGGGACCGATGCCCTGACCCTTGCTTTGCGCGCCATAGGTTTGCAGAAAGAGGATGAAGTAATAACTACACCTTTTACTTTTTTCGCCACTGCAGAGACGATCGCAATTCTTGGCGCTAAGCCAGTATTTGTTGATGTTGAAGATACAACTTTAAATATTGATGTAACCAAGATCGAAGAAAAGATTACAAAACGCACAAAAGCCATCCTTCCAGTCCACATCTTCGGTCAAGGAGCTAAAATCGAAAAAATTCTTGAAATCGCAAAAAGTTATAATTTAAAAGTTATTGAAGACACAGCCCAGGGTTTTGGGGCAAAAAGGAACGGAAAGTTCCTCGGTACATTTGGAGACGTTGGCACTTTTAGTTTCTTCCCAACTAAGAATCTTTCCTGTCTTGGGGATGGAGGTCTTATCACTACTCAGGATGAGGCTATATACGAAATCATTAAAAAGCTGAGAGTTCATGGTTCACCGAGGAAATACTACCATGAAACGCTGGGTTACAATTCCAGGCTTGACAACCTTCAGGCTGCTTTTTTAAGGGTTAAGATGAAGTATATAGATAAATGGAATGAAAGACGCAGAGAAATAGCGAATATTTATAACAGAGAGCTAAGTCCCTATGTTAAGGTTCCCGAGGTAGATGAAGGTAATGTTCACATCTATCATCAATATACCATTAGAACAGAGAGACGAGATGAACTTAAAGCATTTCTGAATCAGAGGGGTATTATGACACAGGTCCATTATCCCATTCCACTTCATTTGCAACCCGCATTATCCTATCTTGGTTATAAAGAGGGCGATTTTCCGGTAGCAGAGAGAGCGACGAAGGAAGTCTTGTCTTTGCCTGTTTTTCCTGAAATGACAGATGATGAAATTAACTATGTTATTGATTCAATAAAAGATTTTTTCAGAGGTAAAAAAGCATGA
- the gyrA gene encoding DNA gyrase subunit A: MMFEENGNSREILTLIEDEIRSSYIDYAMSVIIGRALPDVRDGLKPVQRRILYSMRELGLLPNRPFRKSATVVGEVIGKYHPHGDQSVYEALVRLAQDFTMRYPLIQGQGNFGSIDGDPPAAYRYTEARLSPIALELLEGLDEEAVDFVPNFDGRLQEPVVLPAKFPNLLCNGSYGIAVGMATEIPPHNLSEVIDALVALIENPDISAEDIMHYLRGPDFPTGGIIVGTKGIRDAYLTGSGTIMVRGKYHVEEKQGGRINIVFTEIPYRVSKANVIAKIATLVKNVVITEISEVRDESDKEGLRLVIELKRGADPDVVVNKLFKHTQLQESYGLNFLALVDNVPKILNIKDLLVEYLKHQENVTRRVISYRLRKREERAHILEGFKKALEHLDEIIELIRSSEDQKAAKERLIEKFELTEVQAQAILDMKLGNLTKLDRNKVEKEYEECIKEIARFREILGNRQLLMEEIKKQFLVLKEKYGDDRRTEIAEGELKPFEVEKLIPDEPVIVTITHKNYIKRTPVVSFRAQRRGGRGKRGIKTYSDDYPVSIILSSNHNYLLLFTNLGRCYQIKTYEIQEGGLQDKGISLRRLINLKDEERVIAALSLKRDEFNKEKYLLFATSRGLVKRTPLSLFAKIGKPGKRAINLKENDRVVDVVITSGDDEIVIAKDSGRATRFSEREVPVHSELASGVKGIKLAKGETAVSMVKVTPGREILTITENGYGKRFDPQEIPIHHRGAGGVKILAGMHKTGKLRKLGMVNENDHIILLTQSGKVIRLKSSEINLQKRASMGTKLMDTNEDDIVVDVEIIPHEKEFEEEEIF; encoded by the coding sequence ATGATGTTTGAGGAGAACGGAAATTCCAGAGAAATTCTCACATTAATAGAAGACGAGATCAGGTCCTCCTATATTGATTACGCGATGAGCGTGATCATTGGGAGGGCTTTACCAGATGTAAGAGATGGCCTTAAGCCTGTGCAACGACGTATTCTTTACTCAATGAGGGAATTGGGTTTACTGCCCAATCGTCCATTCAGAAAGTCCGCTACAGTTGTTGGTGAAGTAATCGGTAAATACCATCCCCACGGTGACCAGTCAGTTTATGAGGCTCTCGTTCGGCTTGCTCAGGACTTTACAATGCGATATCCCCTTATCCAGGGGCAAGGAAACTTTGGCTCTATTGATGGCGATCCACCGGCGGCCTACCGTTACACCGAAGCAAGGCTATCTCCAATAGCCCTTGAGCTCCTTGAAGGGCTTGACGAAGAAGCAGTAGACTTCGTCCCTAATTTTGATGGCAGACTTCAAGAACCCGTTGTACTGCCTGCCAAGTTTCCTAACCTCTTATGTAACGGGAGCTATGGTATTGCCGTTGGTATGGCTACAGAAATACCTCCCCATAATCTCTCGGAAGTGATAGATGCGCTGGTTGCCTTAATTGAGAATCCTGACATTTCTGCAGAAGATATAATGCACTATTTGAGGGGCCCTGATTTCCCAACTGGTGGAATAATTGTAGGAACAAAAGGAATAAGAGATGCTTACCTTACGGGCTCTGGCACGATAATGGTAAGAGGTAAATATCATGTTGAAGAGAAGCAGGGGGGCAGGATAAACATAGTATTCACCGAAATTCCATACAGAGTAAGCAAAGCTAACGTGATAGCGAAGATAGCAACCCTCGTCAAAAATGTAGTTATAACGGAGATTTCTGAAGTCAGGGATGAATCTGATAAGGAGGGATTGAGATTAGTAATTGAATTAAAGCGTGGCGCTGACCCAGATGTCGTTGTCAACAAACTATTTAAGCATACTCAGCTTCAGGAAAGTTATGGACTTAATTTTCTCGCTCTCGTAGACAATGTTCCTAAGATTTTAAACATAAAAGACCTCTTGGTTGAATACTTGAAACACCAGGAGAATGTAACACGGAGAGTAATTAGCTACCGTTTAAGAAAAAGAGAAGAAAGGGCTCATATTCTTGAGGGATTTAAGAAAGCCCTAGAACATCTTGACGAAATTATAGAACTCATTCGTTCTTCAGAGGATCAAAAAGCGGCAAAAGAGCGTTTAATTGAAAAATTTGAGCTGACAGAAGTACAGGCTCAGGCTATCCTCGATATGAAACTTGGTAATTTAACAAAATTGGATAGAAACAAAGTGGAAAAAGAGTATGAGGAGTGTATAAAAGAAATAGCGCGTTTTAGGGAGATACTCGGGAATAGACAGCTTTTGATGGAGGAAATTAAGAAACAATTCCTGGTACTTAAAGAGAAATATGGAGATGATAGGAGGACGGAGATTGCAGAGGGTGAATTAAAACCCTTTGAAGTGGAAAAATTGATACCCGATGAGCCTGTCATTGTTACTATTACCCACAAAAACTACATAAAGAGAACCCCTGTTGTTTCCTTTAGGGCGCAGAGGAGAGGCGGTAGAGGAAAGAGGGGAATAAAGACTTATTCCGATGATTATCCTGTTTCAATCATTTTAAGTTCAAATCACAACTACCTTTTACTATTTACGAATCTGGGAAGATGCTATCAGATCAAGACTTATGAAATTCAAGAGGGCGGACTTCAAGACAAAGGTATTTCTCTTAGGAGGCTTATTAATCTAAAGGATGAGGAGAGGGTAATAGCAGCCCTTTCTCTTAAAAGGGATGAATTCAATAAGGAAAAATATCTTCTATTTGCTACTTCCCGTGGATTAGTAAAGAGAACGCCATTAAGTCTCTTTGCAAAAATAGGCAAACCTGGAAAGCGGGCAATCAACCTAAAAGAAAATGATCGTGTGGTAGATGTGGTAATCACGAGCGGAGATGACGAAATTGTTATTGCTAAGGATTCAGGTAGGGCTACAAGATTCAGTGAAAGGGAAGTCCCTGTTCACAGCGAGTTAGCATCAGGTGTCAAAGGAATTAAACTGGCTAAAGGGGAAACCGCTGTTTCAATGGTTAAGGTGACTCCTGGAAGGGAGATCTTAACAATCACTGAAAATGGCTATGGAAAGCGTTTTGATCCACAGGAGATCCCAATTCACCATAGGGGTGCGGGTGGAGTCAAGATTCTTGCTGGAATGCATAAGACAGGTAAATTGAGAAAACTCGGAATGGTGAACGAAAATGATCATATCATTCTTTTAACGCAGAGTGGGAAGGTTATCAGATTAAAGTCTTCTGAGATAAATCTGCAAAAACGTGCATCTATGGGAACAAAATTAATGGATACCAATGAAGACGATATAGTAGTTGATGTGGAAATAATTCCACACGAGAAAGAATTCGAGGAGGAAGAGATATTTTAA
- a CDS encoding TraR/DksA C4-type zinc finger protein, with protein sequence MRRFIVDIQKFKKILLQEKAKILEILSTEKELIAKTQDEWSEPKDPEDLANLTMSDDLRKKIYENEFQKLNEIEEALERIAMGKYGICERCGGAIEEERLELIPWTKYCSTCSKNIGRGR encoded by the coding sequence TTGAGGAGGTTTATCGTGGATATTCAGAAGTTTAAAAAAATCCTGCTTCAAGAAAAGGCGAAGATTTTGGAAATTCTATCAACGGAGAAGGAACTAATTGCCAAAACCCAAGATGAGTGGTCGGAACCAAAGGATCCTGAAGACTTAGCCAATTTAACTATGTCGGATGATCTGAGAAAAAAGATTTATGAGAACGAGTTTCAGAAACTTAACGAAATTGAAGAGGCTTTAGAAAGAATTGCAATGGGTAAGTACGGTATCTGCGAAAGGTGTGGCGGTGCGATAGAGGAGGAGAGGCTTGAATTAATACCTTGGACAAAATACTGCTCCACCTGTTCGAAAAATATTGGACGGGGCAGGTAA